A genomic region of Mesobacillus jeotgali contains the following coding sequences:
- a CDS encoding class I adenylate-forming enzyme family protein codes for MDIGSYLAQNARKTPEKLAIECEGRSYTYKQFNEEVNKLAHGLLSLGIHKGDKLALMMKNSDQFVFAFFAGAKIGAVIVPVNFRLTASEVHYILEQSGTVLVICDDEFEDIINSAREGTNAAHVITTGTPKAVGHHSLNHVLSDKVTDPLIEVRDDDDLEILYTSGTTGRPKGALFDHKRVFNVGLTMMISMGINQEERILHIAPLFHSAQLNLFLVSGVVLGASHIIHRDFHPVTTLQAIQQHKITHFFGVPAMYNFMLQVPNASDYDLSSIKRCGYGAAPMAPELVRKSMELFRTDQFYNLCGLTEAGPGGILLGPEGHRHHLGKGGKAAFLTEARVVDEEGKDIKSGAVGEFIIKGESIMKEYYKKPEETAKTIKEGWLYTGDLATVDENGYITLVDRKKDMIISGGENVYSIEVEEVLYEHPAVLEAAIIGLPDEVWGEAVCAVIVPKQDEAVDEQQLKTFCRQKLAGYKVPRKIFIEEVLPRNASGKILKYQLRQKLNEVKL; via the coding sequence ATGGATATCGGGTCATATTTAGCGCAAAATGCCAGGAAAACACCAGAGAAGCTTGCGATTGAATGTGAAGGAAGGAGCTATACGTACAAGCAGTTTAATGAGGAAGTGAACAAGCTAGCTCACGGACTGCTCAGCCTGGGGATTCACAAGGGCGATAAACTTGCTTTAATGATGAAGAACTCTGATCAGTTTGTGTTTGCTTTTTTTGCAGGAGCTAAAATTGGTGCGGTGATTGTGCCGGTGAATTTCCGCCTGACAGCATCCGAGGTCCATTACATACTGGAACAGTCCGGCACTGTGTTGGTGATTTGCGATGATGAATTTGAGGACATCATTAATTCAGCACGTGAAGGAACAAATGCAGCACATGTCATCACGACTGGAACCCCTAAAGCAGTTGGCCATCATTCATTGAATCATGTCCTTTCCGATAAAGTCACTGATCCACTAATCGAAGTCAGGGATGATGATGATCTGGAAATCTTGTATACCTCCGGGACGACTGGCAGACCAAAGGGGGCGTTATTTGACCATAAAAGAGTCTTCAATGTCGGCTTGACGATGATGATCAGTATGGGCATCAACCAGGAGGAAAGAATCCTCCATATCGCCCCGCTGTTCCATTCGGCACAGCTTAATCTATTCTTGGTTTCGGGCGTCGTCCTTGGAGCAAGCCATATCATCCACCGTGATTTCCACCCAGTCACAACGCTTCAAGCCATCCAACAACATAAAATCACCCACTTCTTTGGAGTGCCGGCGATGTACAACTTTATGCTGCAGGTGCCGAATGCTTCTGATTACGACCTTTCTTCGATCAAAAGATGCGGCTATGGTGCTGCACCAATGGCTCCGGAACTTGTCCGAAAAAGCATGGAACTTTTTAGGACTGACCAATTTTACAATCTTTGCGGCCTGACCGAAGCTGGTCCTGGCGGCATTCTGCTAGGTCCGGAAGGGCACAGGCACCACCTTGGAAAGGGAGGGAAAGCCGCATTCCTGACAGAAGCTAGAGTGGTGGATGAAGAAGGTAAAGATATCAAGTCTGGTGCAGTCGGTGAGTTCATCATCAAAGGCGAATCCATCATGAAAGAATACTATAAGAAGCCTGAAGAAACGGCTAAAACAATTAAGGAAGGATGGCTATATACCGGTGACCTTGCAACGGTCGATGAGAACGGATATATCACACTGGTCGACCGGAAAAAAGACATGATCATTTCCGGCGGGGAAAATGTATACTCCATTGAAGTAGAGGAAGTACTTTACGAACATCCTGCTGTTCTGGAGGCAGCAATCATTGGTCTACCGGATGAAGTCTGGGGAGAAGCAGTCTGTGCAGTCATCGTACCAAAGCAGGATGAAGCTGTAGACGAGCAGCAGCTTAAGACTTTCTGCCGCCAAAAACTTGCAGGCTATAAAGTTCCAAGAAAGATATTCATAGAAGAAGTATTGCCAAGGAATGCTTCTGGTAAAATCCTGAAATACCAACTTCGCCAGAAACTGAATGAAGTGAAGCTTTAA
- a CDS encoding sigma-54-dependent Fis family transcriptional regulator, producing the protein MIEFKDIVTPVDCDVTVETTLQEALEIFKKKKWNLLPVTDTERNLQGVFTRSGLYQMILDGSPLYAPIQPYIKKQARSIRIDTPYREIEQIVKTSKVGTGVVLDEQKKVIGLLTKTDMVGALLKSANTLKDQLETILQHSNIGVLMTDGGMQVVYANEAFAKISGRSVDSIMSRELDEIFPGLLREENSPHHYEKFKSILHISSYETVNHEKGKILLFQDIFEFEKMAEELETVKKLKLTIETTLENAYDGILMTDDKNMITMVSPPLLELFNLEKTEVLYKPVDQILPQLKLGNVFSTEMAEVSDFHEMNGIRYIVHRIPIKKDGKVIGAIGKVMFRQLNEVSELFKRLQKAENKASFYHQQLQKSESARFTWDHIFSKDSYMEKLKKSAAKAAKGRSTVLVRGESGTGKELFAHAIHNSSARSDGKFVVVNCAAIPEDLLESEFFGYEEGAFTGAKQRGKIGKFDLANGGTLFLDEIGDMSLSLQAKLLRVLQEREFYRVGGNVRVKVDVRIIAATNRNLEEMVKQGEFREDLYYRLNVISLNIPPLRERVQDVEYLITGLMKELNSMLGTSITGISSQAKSALLRYEWPGNVRELRNVLERAMTFAEHGKIQAEDLPDYLISQLLSPPTEQISLAEDAELGAIKKALIQTNGNKAKAAKLLGISRSGLYEKIKKYQLSV; encoded by the coding sequence GCCATACATAAAGAAGCAAGCAAGGTCGATCCGTATTGATACCCCTTACCGGGAAATTGAACAAATTGTAAAAACGAGCAAGGTTGGCACCGGAGTTGTGTTGGATGAGCAAAAAAAGGTCATCGGTTTACTGACCAAGACAGACATGGTGGGCGCTCTATTGAAATCTGCGAATACACTCAAGGACCAGCTGGAAACAATCCTTCAGCATTCCAATATCGGGGTACTCATGACTGACGGCGGGATGCAGGTAGTTTATGCAAATGAAGCTTTTGCCAAAATCAGCGGCCGGTCTGTTGATTCAATAATGTCCAGGGAGCTTGATGAGATTTTTCCCGGCTTGCTGAGAGAAGAAAATTCGCCTCACCATTATGAAAAATTTAAATCGATTCTTCATATCTCTTCCTATGAAACAGTGAATCATGAAAAAGGGAAGATCCTGTTGTTCCAGGATATTTTTGAATTTGAAAAAATGGCAGAAGAACTGGAGACGGTCAAAAAGCTGAAGCTGACAATCGAAACGACGCTCGAGAACGCATATGATGGAATCCTGATGACAGACGACAAGAACATGATCACAATGGTCAGCCCTCCACTTCTCGAACTGTTCAACCTGGAAAAAACAGAAGTTTTGTATAAACCAGTTGATCAAATACTTCCTCAACTGAAGCTTGGCAATGTATTTAGTACCGAAATGGCGGAAGTCAGCGATTTTCACGAAATGAACGGAATAAGATATATTGTCCATCGAATCCCAATCAAGAAGGATGGCAAGGTAATCGGAGCGATTGGAAAAGTGATGTTCCGCCAATTGAATGAAGTCAGCGAGTTATTCAAAAGGCTTCAAAAAGCCGAGAACAAGGCAAGCTTTTACCATCAGCAGCTGCAGAAATCAGAGTCTGCCAGATTTACATGGGATCATATTTTCAGCAAAGATTCTTATATGGAAAAATTAAAGAAAAGTGCCGCCAAAGCAGCTAAAGGCAGATCCACAGTACTGGTCAGGGGAGAAAGCGGGACAGGAAAGGAATTGTTCGCGCATGCAATACATAACAGCAGTGCCAGGAGCGATGGCAAGTTTGTTGTCGTCAATTGTGCCGCTATCCCAGAGGACCTGCTGGAATCGGAGTTTTTCGGATATGAAGAAGGTGCCTTCACGGGGGCAAAGCAGCGTGGTAAAATCGGCAAGTTTGACCTGGCGAATGGCGGAACGCTTTTCCTCGATGAAATCGGCGATATGTCACTCTCCCTCCAGGCAAAACTGCTGAGAGTCCTGCAGGAGCGAGAGTTTTACAGGGTTGGCGGAAATGTCCGGGTGAAGGTCGATGTCCGTATTATCGCAGCGACAAACCGCAACCTGGAAGAGATGGTAAAACAGGGAGAGTTCAGGGAAGACCTATACTATCGCCTGAATGTCATATCGTTGAACATCCCGCCGCTAAGGGAACGTGTCCAGGATGTCGAATATCTGATCACTGGTTTAATGAAAGAATTGAACTCGATGCTGGGCACGAGCATCACCGGCATCTCATCGCAGGCAAAGTCGGCACTCCTACGCTATGAATGGCCGGGCAATGTGCGAGAACTGAGGAATGTCCTTGAGCGCGCTATGACCTTTGCCGAGCATGGGAAAATTCAGGCGGAGGACCTGCCAGATTATCTAATCTCGCAACTTCTCAGCCCGCCTACCGAACAAATCAGCCTTGCAGAAGATGCCGAGCTGGGCGCAATCAAAAAAGCCCTCATACAGACGAACGGAAACAAAGCAAAGGCAGCAAAACTGCTGGGCATCAGCCGTTCAGGTCTTTATGAAAAAATAAAGAAATACCAGCTGAGTGTGTAG
- a CDS encoding long-chain fatty acid--CoA ligase, whose product MMNVPLTVGSLLERAEKFFPKKQVVSRTLSGIHRFTYKEIGERTRRLASALEKLGVQKGDKVGTFAWNHHRHLEVYFAAPGMGAVLHTINIRLSPEHVSYIINHAEDKVLLVDEDLVPLIERSKDQFKTVEAYIIMTDKDELPETTLEPVYSYEELLREASPEFEFVKDLDENDPAGMCYTSATTGNPKGVVYSHRGIVLHSFAFGLADTAALSETDVVLPVVPMFHANAWGLPFAATWFGSTQVLPGPLFTPKLLADLIEQEKVTFTAGVPTIWLGLLNELENGSYDTSSLRSIVCGGSAAPRGMIKAFETKYKIPFLHAYGMTETTPLATVSRLKSYQVGLDEEEILDIRSKQGLLVPGLEMKVVGGNGEVKWDGEEMGELLLRGPWIADEYYKDERSADAFRDGWLYTGDVATVDEEGVIKLVDRTKDLIKSGGEWISSVDLENALMAHEAVFEASVVAVPHEQWQERPIACVVLKEQYKNKLDKQELLDFIAPQFAKWWLPDDVIFMEEIPKTSVGKFLKRALRDQLKDHLVQNS is encoded by the coding sequence ATGATGAATGTTCCATTGACAGTAGGATCGCTATTGGAAAGAGCAGAAAAGTTTTTCCCGAAAAAGCAGGTGGTGTCTCGGACACTATCAGGTATTCACCGATTCACTTATAAGGAGATTGGCGAGAGAACCCGCAGACTTGCCAGCGCGCTTGAAAAGCTGGGTGTCCAAAAGGGCGACAAGGTCGGAACATTTGCCTGGAATCACCATCGCCATCTTGAAGTCTACTTTGCCGCTCCAGGCATGGGGGCAGTGCTCCATACAATCAACATCCGCCTGTCGCCAGAACATGTCTCTTACATTATCAATCATGCAGAAGATAAGGTATTGCTTGTCGATGAGGACCTAGTGCCGCTGATTGAGCGCAGCAAGGATCAATTTAAAACGGTAGAGGCATACATCATCATGACCGACAAAGACGAACTGCCGGAAACAACATTGGAGCCAGTCTATTCTTATGAGGAACTTCTTCGTGAGGCTAGTCCGGAATTTGAATTCGTGAAAGATCTCGATGAAAATGATCCAGCAGGAATGTGCTATACATCGGCAACAACCGGAAATCCTAAAGGCGTTGTTTATTCCCACAGAGGCATCGTCCTCCATAGCTTCGCGTTTGGATTGGCCGACACTGCTGCATTGTCGGAAACCGATGTGGTATTGCCTGTGGTCCCGATGTTCCATGCCAATGCCTGGGGTCTGCCATTCGCTGCGACTTGGTTCGGCTCGACCCAGGTGCTGCCTGGACCATTATTCACTCCTAAGTTGCTTGCTGATCTTATTGAACAGGAAAAAGTCACCTTCACCGCAGGAGTGCCGACGATTTGGCTTGGCCTGCTGAATGAGCTTGAAAACGGAAGCTATGATACCTCTTCACTGAGATCGATTGTCTGTGGTGGTTCTGCAGCGCCTCGTGGCATGATCAAGGCGTTTGAAACAAAATACAAAATCCCATTCCTGCATGCGTACGGCATGACCGAGACTACTCCGCTGGCAACGGTATCCCGCCTGAAGAGCTACCAGGTCGGCCTGGACGAAGAGGAAATTCTAGACATTCGCTCCAAGCAAGGACTCCTTGTGCCAGGCCTGGAAATGAAAGTAGTCGGCGGAAATGGCGAAGTGAAGTGGGATGGCGAGGAAATGGGAGAACTATTGCTGCGCGGACCATGGATTGCGGATGAATATTACAAGGATGAGCGTTCGGCAGATGCATTCCGCGATGGCTGGCTGTACACTGGGGATGTGGCCACTGTTGATGAAGAAGGTGTCATCAAGCTAGTCGACCGCACGAAGGACTTGATCAAGAGCGGCGGCGAATGGATTTCATCGGTGGATCTTGAGAATGCCCTGATGGCTCACGAGGCTGTATTCGAGGCGAGTGTCGTCGCTGTGCCACACGAGCAGTGGCAAGAACGCCCGATTGCCTGTGTCGTTCTGAAGGAGCAATACAAAAACAAACTCGATAAGCAGGAACTGCTCGACTTCATCGCACCTCAGTTTGCCAAGTGGTGGCTGCCGGATGATGTCATATTCATGGAGGAAATCCCAAAGACCTCGGTCGGTAAGTTCTTGAAGCGCGCACTAAGAGATCAGTTGAAAGATCATCTAGTGCAGAACTCTTAA
- a CDS encoding acyl-CoA dehydrogenase family protein, which produces MKHPYLTDDHEIFRRSLRKFLEKEAYSFYDQWEEERMIPRSFWEKMGEQGYLCPDIDEEYGGSEVDWGFAVVINEELERVGSGLVGVGLHNDIVVPYITAYGTEEQKKRWLPKCTTGEIITAIAMTEPGTGSDLANIQTTAILDGDHYIVNGQKTFITNGIQSDLIVVACKTDPKANPKHKGVSLLVIERDTPGFSRGRKLNKVGLHCQDTAELIFEDCRVPKENLLGDEGKGFLYLMEKLQQERLLVAIAAQTASEVMLKQTIEYVKSREAFGKPVSKFQNTQFKIVEMATEIEMGRAFLDQLIAEHIEGKDVVTKVSMAKWKLTDSAKKIAAECMQLHGGYGYMEEYEIARRFRDIPVASIYAGTNEIMKTIIAKNLGL; this is translated from the coding sequence ATGAAACACCCTTATTTAACGGATGACCATGAAATTTTCCGCAGGTCACTTAGGAAGTTCTTAGAGAAGGAAGCATATTCTTTTTACGACCAGTGGGAAGAAGAGCGAATGATCCCGCGATCCTTCTGGGAGAAGATGGGTGAGCAGGGATATCTTTGCCCAGACATCGATGAAGAGTATGGCGGCAGCGAGGTCGACTGGGGATTTGCTGTTGTCATCAACGAAGAGCTCGAGCGGGTGGGCTCAGGCCTCGTTGGAGTAGGGTTGCATAATGACATAGTCGTGCCTTATATCACGGCTTATGGCACGGAAGAACAGAAAAAACGCTGGCTGCCAAAGTGTACGACAGGTGAAATCATTACGGCGATCGCGATGACTGAACCAGGGACAGGTTCGGATTTGGCGAACATTCAGACGACAGCCATTCTTGATGGTGACCACTATATTGTAAATGGACAAAAAACCTTCATCACCAACGGGATTCAGTCTGATTTGATTGTTGTAGCCTGTAAGACCGATCCGAAAGCGAACCCGAAGCATAAGGGTGTCAGCTTGCTTGTGATTGAGCGGGATACACCAGGTTTTTCCCGAGGGAGGAAGCTGAACAAGGTGGGGCTCCACTGTCAGGATACGGCAGAGCTTATATTTGAGGATTGTCGGGTGCCAAAAGAGAATTTGCTTGGAGATGAAGGGAAGGGGTTCCTTTACTTAATGGAAAAGCTCCAGCAGGAACGCCTGCTTGTTGCGATTGCTGCACAGACAGCATCTGAAGTCATGCTCAAGCAGACGATTGAATACGTAAAAAGCCGCGAAGCCTTTGGCAAGCCCGTCAGCAAGTTCCAGAATACACAATTCAAGATCGTCGAGATGGCGACGGAAATCGAAATGGGCAGGGCATTCCTTGATCAGTTAATTGCCGAGCATATCGAAGGCAAGGATGTTGTCACAAAAGTATCGATGGCAAAGTGGAAGCTGACAGACAGCGCGAAGAAAATCGCCGCGGAATGCATGCAGCTCCATGGCGGTTATGGATATATGGAAGAATACGAGATTGCGAGGAGATTCCGTGATATCCCGGTTGCCAGTATTTACGCCGGAACGAACGAAATCATGAAAACCATCATTGCTAAAAACCTGGGATTGTAG
- a CDS encoding fatty acid--CoA ligase: MSTTIGKIFDLTVMKFPNKEALYDVRKNVRFTYSEWNDEVNRLANALLAEGVKKGDRVSTFTFNTEELGTAFFACAKIGAVFNPINFRLMGEEVAFILSDAEPKVVLFEKAVEPVITAIEKRFPHIAFWYIDGDTPEYAQRYHEKVEAAETRPVEIEVDENDLYAIMYTSGTTGRPKGVMHKHRNMVEQSLIVVSSTKLSANDVGLVTAPMFHCAELHCAFLPRIHVGGSNVILHQFAPKKVLELIDSEKITKFFAAPTMWNMLLQENLSDYNIQSLKLGLYGAAPMAPSLVHACHDKLGIKLVQAYGMTEMGPAITFLSEDDQLTKAGAAGQACLNHEIRIVRPKEDGPSDPDDVLPPGESGEIIVQGPCMMSGYFNREEASGKAMYKGWYRSGDIGYLDEEGYLWVKDRVDDMIISGGENIYPREVEDVLHAHEGVLDVAIVGQPDDRWGESVTAFVVKKDPQVTEEELDEWCKNSDSLANYKRPRKYLFVDALPRNASGKIQKFMLRKQMEELFSKGQPT, from the coding sequence ATGAGCACGACGATCGGTAAGATTTTTGACCTGACCGTAATGAAATTCCCGAACAAGGAAGCCCTCTATGATGTCCGCAAAAATGTCCGCTTTACTTACAGCGAATGGAATGATGAAGTGAACAGGCTTGCCAACGCGCTCCTTGCTGAAGGAGTGAAGAAAGGCGACAGAGTTTCGACATTCACGTTTAATACCGAGGAGTTGGGTACTGCGTTTTTCGCTTGTGCGAAAATTGGAGCGGTTTTCAATCCAATCAATTTCAGGCTGATGGGAGAGGAGGTTGCTTTTATCCTGAGCGATGCCGAGCCAAAGGTCGTTCTTTTTGAAAAGGCGGTGGAGCCTGTCATCACGGCCATTGAAAAGCGATTCCCGCATATTGCTTTTTGGTACATCGATGGAGATACACCGGAATACGCCCAAAGATACCATGAAAAAGTGGAAGCAGCAGAGACACGGCCTGTTGAAATCGAGGTAGACGAAAACGACCTGTACGCGATCATGTACACTAGCGGGACAACAGGCAGGCCAAAGGGTGTCATGCACAAGCACCGCAATATGGTCGAGCAGAGCCTGATCGTTGTCAGTTCAACCAAACTGAGTGCGAATGATGTTGGCTTGGTAACTGCGCCGATGTTCCACTGTGCCGAATTACATTGCGCGTTCCTGCCGAGAATCCATGTGGGCGGCAGCAATGTCATCCTTCACCAATTCGCGCCAAAGAAAGTGCTTGAGCTGATCGATTCGGAAAAAATCACGAAGTTCTTTGCCGCACCAACAATGTGGAACATGCTTTTACAGGAGAATCTATCAGACTATAATATCCAGAGCCTGAAGCTGGGTCTGTACGGAGCTGCACCTATGGCGCCATCACTTGTCCATGCCTGCCATGACAAGCTGGGCATCAAGCTGGTCCAGGCGTATGGAATGACGGAAATGGGCCCTGCTATCACTTTCCTGTCTGAGGATGACCAGCTGACAAAAGCTGGGGCTGCAGGGCAGGCTTGCCTCAACCATGAAATCAGGATTGTCAGGCCGAAGGAGGATGGTCCTTCCGATCCAGACGACGTCCTCCCACCAGGCGAAAGCGGTGAAATCATCGTCCAGGGTCCATGCATGATGTCAGGCTACTTCAACCGTGAAGAGGCTTCTGGAAAAGCGATGTATAAAGGCTGGTACCGTTCAGGGGATATTGGCTACCTGGATGAAGAGGGTTATTTATGGGTGAAAGACAGAGTGGATGACATGATCATCAGTGGCGGTGAAAACATCTATCCACGTGAGGTAGAAGACGTTCTCCATGCACATGAAGGTGTCCTTGATGTTGCGATCGTCGGCCAGCCGGATGACCGCTGGGGTGAATCGGTAACGGCCTTTGTCGTGAAGAAAGATCCACAGGTAACAGAAGAGGAATTGGATGAATGGTGCAAAAACAGTGACAGCCTGGCAAATTACAAACGTCCGCGCAAATACCTTTTTGTAGATGCACTTCCTAGGAATGCCAGCGGAAAAATCCAAAAGTTCATGCTCAGAAAGCAAATGGAAGAATTGTTTTCAAAAGGGCAGCCGACGTAG
- a CDS encoding CaiB/BaiF CoA transferase family protein — MLDGIKVVDFTNYIPGPFATLRLSELGAEVVKIEAPEGDPARNTGEGYVFNAHNRGKKSIVINLKQAEGKMLALDLLARADVVVESFRPGVMDKLGLGYEEIKKINSGIVYCSVTGYGRNGDMSSLGSHDLNYMSLSGALAQMKDSSGRPIHPTHTFSDYMGGMAASERILAALVARGKTGEGSYHCISIADSMASLMANHVLIEKETGYQNGVSVLNGTVIGYGLYETKDGCYVSLGALEPKFWRNFCQAVGRDDWLSAHYSRPDNENPVYLELVDLFKSKPLSEWADFGLKIDCCLTPVLEAGELAHYPYWSEKDFVMPEGQIKMHGDLPSHEGAAPPKKGEQTEEILREWLSIKSSK, encoded by the coding sequence ATGTTAGACGGAATTAAAGTAGTAGACTTCACGAATTATATCCCGGGACCTTTTGCCACGCTGAGGCTGTCTGAACTCGGGGCTGAGGTTGTCAAAATCGAAGCGCCCGAGGGAGACCCGGCAAGGAATACAGGGGAAGGATATGTGTTCAATGCCCATAACCGCGGTAAGAAGAGTATTGTCATCAATCTGAAGCAGGCAGAAGGAAAGATGCTGGCCCTTGACTTACTGGCCAGGGCGGATGTGGTTGTAGAGAGCTTCAGGCCAGGAGTGATGGATAAGCTCGGCCTCGGTTATGAAGAGATAAAGAAAATCAACTCTGGAATCGTCTATTGCTCGGTGACGGGATACGGAAGGAACGGAGATATGAGCAGCCTGGGCAGCCATGATTTAAATTACATGAGCTTGAGTGGTGCACTGGCCCAGATGAAGGACAGCTCAGGGAGACCGATTCATCCAACCCATACGTTTTCAGACTATATGGGGGGCATGGCGGCTAGTGAGCGAATCCTGGCCGCACTTGTAGCCCGGGGGAAAACAGGGGAAGGCAGCTATCACTGCATTTCTATTGCTGACAGTATGGCTTCTCTGATGGCAAACCATGTCCTGATTGAAAAAGAAACAGGCTATCAAAATGGCGTTTCAGTCCTGAACGGCACTGTCATTGGATATGGGCTGTACGAAACGAAGGACGGCTGCTATGTAAGCCTTGGAGCTTTGGAGCCAAAGTTCTGGCGCAACTTTTGCCAGGCTGTTGGCAGGGACGATTGGCTGTCCGCTCATTATTCCAGACCGGATAACGAAAATCCAGTTTACCTTGAGCTTGTTGATCTGTTTAAAAGCAAGCCACTTTCTGAATGGGCGGATTTTGGCTTGAAGATCGATTGCTGCCTAACACCTGTACTTGAGGCGGGAGAACTGGCTCACTATCCATATTGGAGTGAAAAGGATTTTGTAATGCCAGAAGGCCAGATTAAAATGCATGGAGATTTGCCGTCACATGAGGGGGCAGCTCCGCCGAAAAAGGGAGAACAGACAGAAGAGATTCTAAGAGAGTGGCTTAGTATAAAAAGCAGCAAATAA
- a CDS encoding thiolase family protein — translation MREVVIVEAVRTPVGRRKGLLKDIRPDELAAGVLKEVVMRAGIDAGLVEDVILGCVTQSGEQAGDIARVAALTAGFPIEVPGTTIDRQCGSSQQAVHFAAQAILAGDMDVVIAGGVENMTRVPMGSNYQEANPFSPKLREQYEMIHQGLSAERIAEKYGFTRQELDEFSAESHRRALKAQAEGYFKKEIMPLEVTLENGETTLMTEDSGPREGTTAEVLGGLKTVFKEDGVIHAGNSSQISDGAGAILLMSREKAEELGVKPRFKVHTRVVVGSDPTLMLTGPIPATEKVLRKAGLKLEDIDVFEVNEAFAPVPMAWLKETGADPAKLNPNGGAIALGHPLGASGARLMISMMHELERTGGRYGLQTMCEGHGMANATIIERLD, via the coding sequence ATGCGTGAAGTTGTAATCGTCGAAGCTGTCAGGACTCCTGTTGGCAGAAGAAAAGGTTTATTGAAGGATATAAGGCCGGATGAGTTGGCTGCGGGGGTTCTGAAAGAGGTTGTGATGCGAGCTGGTATCGATGCAGGACTTGTTGAAGATGTCATCCTGGGCTGTGTGACACAGTCAGGTGAACAGGCAGGGGATATTGCCAGGGTCGCGGCTTTGACTGCCGGTTTCCCAATTGAAGTACCAGGAACCACGATTGACCGTCAATGCGGGTCAAGCCAGCAGGCAGTTCATTTTGCTGCCCAGGCGATTCTTGCGGGGGACATGGATGTCGTCATCGCCGGCGGTGTGGAAAATATGACCCGTGTTCCAATGGGTTCTAATTACCAGGAAGCTAACCCTTTCAGCCCTAAATTAAGAGAACAATACGAGATGATCCATCAGGGACTATCCGCGGAACGGATTGCAGAAAAGTACGGCTTTACCCGCCAGGAACTTGACGAATTCTCTGCAGAAAGCCATCGCCGAGCTTTGAAGGCGCAGGCAGAAGGTTATTTTAAGAAAGAAATCATGCCGCTCGAGGTCACCCTCGAAAATGGAGAAACGACTTTGATGACGGAGGATTCAGGACCTCGCGAAGGAACGACAGCTGAAGTTTTGGGCGGATTGAAAACGGTCTTTAAAGAGGATGGTGTCATCCATGCCGGGAACTCGAGCCAGATCAGTGACGGAGCAGGTGCCATATTGTTGATGAGTCGTGAAAAAGCCGAGGAGCTAGGCGTGAAACCGCGATTCAAGGTTCACACCAGAGTTGTGGTAGGTTCGGACCCGACGCTGATGCTGACAGGTCCAATTCCGGCAACAGAAAAAGTCCTCAGAAAAGCCGGCTTGAAACTGGAGGATATTGATGTCTTCGAGGTGAACGAAGCATTTGCACCAGTACCGATGGCATGGCTGAAGGAAACTGGAGCGGACCCTGCAAAACTCAATCCAAATGGCGGGGCAATTGCTCTTGGCCACCCTCTTGGAGCGAGCGGCGCCCGACTGATGATTTCGATGATGCACGAACTTGAACGGACCGGCGGCCGTTATGGCCTTCAGACGATGTGCGAAGGGCACGGGATGGCCAACGCCACTATTATTGAACGTCTGGATTAG